Proteins from one Corynebacterium epidermidicanis genomic window:
- a CDS encoding GntR family transcriptional regulator — protein MKNHISRADSLTNQVMTHVRAAVADGSMSSGEWYSVYQLSQELGVSRSPVRDALLRLEEAGLITFARNRGFQIRETTAADVAEIFAIRLALEPAAARRAAELRTEAHVNTLQTLLDDMSMQASNKNAEAFFNLDQAFHGEILSAGSSLRSREIIDRLRISTRLIGVSTAGTSRTLEDIHREHEPIFLAIEAQYKEGAAEAMRAHLQTTGKLLLQQASPEMDAQQVSSFWAQYTD, from the coding sequence ATGAAGAACCATATTTCTCGAGCGGACTCGCTCACCAACCAGGTCATGACCCACGTGCGCGCGGCGGTTGCAGACGGTTCGATGTCCTCCGGCGAGTGGTACAGCGTCTACCAACTTTCGCAGGAATTAGGGGTTTCCCGTTCACCGGTGCGCGACGCCCTACTTCGACTTGAAGAAGCCGGATTAATCACATTCGCCAGGAACCGGGGCTTTCAAATCCGGGAAACGACCGCAGCAGACGTTGCAGAAATCTTCGCCATTCGCCTAGCTCTCGAGCCGGCCGCGGCTAGACGCGCAGCTGAGTTACGCACTGAAGCACACGTGAATACCCTCCAAACACTTCTCGACGACATGTCGATGCAAGCGTCCAACAAAAACGCTGAAGCTTTTTTCAATCTCGATCAGGCCTTTCACGGCGAAATTCTCAGCGCCGGAAGTAGCTTACGCAGCCGAGAAATCATTGATCGACTCCGCATCAGCACTCGCCTAATCGGTGTCTCTACCGCCGGAACGTCCCGCACCCTGGAAGATATCCACCGCGAACACGAACCCATTTTCCTAGCCATCGAAGCCCAATATAAGGAGGGGGCAGCTGAGGCAATGCGTGCGCACCTGCAGACCACCGGAAAGCTCTTGCTCCAGCAAGCGAGCCCCGAGATGGATGCTCAGCAAGTTTCCTCGTTCTGGGCCCAGTACACTGACTAG
- a CDS encoding Type 1 glutamine amidotransferase-like domain-containing protein has translation MKLILTSFMHDRLPEFVSGKLAYIGDAARSYGDASWVLTERNTLASQGFELVDLPLSTTPADQAASILDSVDAVYAAGGETFDLLNVLRTTGTFDLLKSKVEAGLTYIGTSAGSVIASPNIEYISPMDNPGIAPDLHDYTGFGFVDISVVPHASGTIPSYPVTTIAEIVAKYGETHPLQLLRDGQALIVEDGRITLV, from the coding sequence ATGAAGCTGATTCTTACATCTTTCATGCATGATCGCCTTCCCGAATTCGTGAGCGGAAAACTGGCATACATCGGTGATGCTGCCCGCAGCTACGGCGATGCCTCCTGGGTCCTGACCGAGCGAAACACTCTGGCCAGCCAGGGCTTTGAGCTGGTTGACCTGCCCCTATCGACCACTCCCGCCGACCAAGCCGCCAGCATCCTTGATAGTGTCGACGCCGTCTACGCCGCAGGTGGCGAAACCTTCGACCTCCTCAACGTCCTGCGTACCACCGGGACATTCGACCTCTTAAAGTCCAAGGTCGAGGCTGGGCTTACCTACATTGGGACGAGTGCTGGGTCGGTGATCGCAAGCCCCAACATCGAATACATCTCACCGATGGACAACCCCGGCATTGCTCCCGACCTGCATGATTACACCGGCTTCGGCTTTGTGGACATCAGCGTGGTGCCGCACGCCTCCGGCACGATCCCGTCCTACCCAGTCACCACCATCGCCGAAATCGTGGCCAAATACGGTGAGACCCACCCGCTGCAACTGCTTCGCGACGGGCAGGCGCTCATCGTAGAAGATGGCCGAATCACGCTGGTGTAG
- a CDS encoding sulfite exporter TauE/SafE family protein — protein MLTSTVLIYVFIAVLILFGSITQGTIGFGLGTIATPFIAMLKPELVPTLILILALFIASYTLSKNYRETSWRIVAISCLARIPGSLVGAWALTLLSHDGLSIMIGVAVLLAMSLSGLGWSPQPSTQNTVVAGVASGFLGTTTSIGGPPMALVLKRFNPAQVRGTLSATFVLGCIISLSILTWNHQATLHQVSVAAAYLPLVALGLYIANRLNKRIDAVMLNRIVIVVAVSAALVLIVQSGAALMMAR, from the coding sequence GTGCTTACTTCGACGGTTCTAATTTATGTGTTCATCGCGGTGCTGATCTTGTTCGGCTCGATCACCCAGGGAACGATCGGATTCGGGTTAGGCACGATTGCGACGCCGTTCATTGCGATGCTCAAACCAGAGCTGGTGCCCACACTCATCCTGATTCTGGCGCTATTCATCGCCAGCTACACGCTGTCGAAGAACTACCGGGAAACCTCGTGGCGCATCGTGGCGATTTCCTGCCTCGCCAGAATCCCTGGTTCGCTCGTCGGAGCCTGGGCGCTCACGCTGCTTTCCCACGATGGGCTATCAATTATGATTGGTGTCGCAGTGCTGCTTGCTATGTCGCTGTCTGGCCTGGGGTGGAGCCCACAGCCAAGCACCCAAAACACCGTGGTGGCAGGCGTAGCCTCCGGCTTTCTGGGCACCACCACCTCCATCGGCGGACCACCAATGGCCCTTGTACTGAAAAGGTTCAACCCAGCGCAGGTACGCGGCACGCTATCCGCCACCTTTGTGCTTGGCTGCATCATTTCGCTGAGCATCCTCACCTGGAACCACCAAGCGACCCTGCACCAAGTGAGCGTCGCCGCGGCCTACCTGCCGCTAGTCGCGCTCGGCCTTTACATCGCCAACCGCCTCAACAAACGTATCGACGCCGTGATGCTCAACCGCATCGTCATTGTCGTGGCTGTTTCGGCCGCCCTGGTGCTGATTGTGCAATCCGGCGCGGCGCTGATGATGGCGCGGTGA
- a CDS encoding phosphodiesterase has product MYTFSDSERGLPDHFFIHISDTHFAVEKGEKLHGVAAYREHLSKLLEAVEAMEVRPEALIFSGDLTDFGTPESYLALRELVEPVAQRIGAQILWAMGNHDDRSNFRSILLRTDPHSASCDSVYNFGGLRVVVADSTVPGHHHGEFSTAQLTWLAEVLREPAPEGTLLVMHHPPVPCIQEAAISVELRGQHELSELLAGTDVRAILAGHLHYSTFATFAGIPVSVATSSCYTQDLFTPMHGTRGRDEFQGLNFVHVYPDTVMHTCVPMPGGETVGRLIPGRPI; this is encoded by the coding sequence ATGTATACGTTCAGCGACTCCGAAAGAGGATTGCCGGACCATTTCTTTATCCACATAAGCGATACGCACTTTGCGGTTGAAAAAGGTGAAAAGCTGCATGGAGTAGCTGCATATCGCGAGCACCTATCCAAATTGCTTGAAGCTGTCGAAGCGATGGAGGTTCGTCCTGAGGCGTTGATTTTTTCGGGCGACCTCACGGATTTCGGGACGCCGGAATCTTATCTAGCGTTGCGTGAACTCGTAGAGCCAGTTGCCCAAAGAATCGGAGCGCAGATTCTTTGGGCAATGGGTAACCATGATGACCGCAGCAATTTTCGCAGCATACTGCTGCGTACAGACCCACATTCAGCTTCCTGCGACAGTGTTTACAACTTTGGAGGGCTACGAGTAGTCGTCGCGGACAGCACAGTTCCTGGCCATCATCACGGGGAATTCAGCACCGCACAACTTACGTGGCTGGCCGAAGTACTTCGTGAACCTGCCCCGGAAGGCACACTGCTAGTAATGCACCATCCGCCGGTTCCGTGCATCCAAGAAGCAGCAATCTCCGTGGAACTCAGGGGCCAGCACGAGCTTTCGGAGCTCTTAGCTGGCACGGATGTTCGGGCGATTCTTGCTGGTCACCTCCATTACTCCACCTTCGCAACTTTCGCCGGAATCCCGGTGTCAGTGGCTACGAGTTCCTGCTACACACAGGATCTTTTCACGCCTATGCACGGCACTCGGGGGCGAGATGAGTTTCAAGGTCTTAACTTCGTCCATGTGTACCCGGATACGGTGATGCACACGTGCGTCCCGATGCCTGGCGGCGAAACCGTGGGGAGGTTAATACCCGGGCGACCTATTTAG
- a CDS encoding LacI family DNA-binding transcriptional regulator, which produces MDRPVTMSDVAERAGVSRASVSRVFLGQNKVSDTTRKRVLKVAADLGYVPNVMASSLASKEHNTIGLLLRDASNPAYGLLFTELQRSAQEQAMNLISMTISIDRSNEGQLNSLRHLLGMQVAGLVVATGSVPSEQLIPFHQKVPIIRAGRPEISAKIHAVSYDEEDAGRQLAAFVVGNGHRRIAVIRTAKETSFPEWIRAEAMITELAHRGITAHIIDVVEGNGHDQLRSKLFDNRITAVMCPSDVRQLDVIRFCQALNLEVPEDVSVTGCDGILPGIDLMGLTSYRIPVEQVAQHAITELKNLLATEKPKAQPIITHRIAGELIPGRTVTRI; this is translated from the coding sequence ATGGATAGACCGGTAACGATGTCAGACGTTGCGGAGCGAGCCGGAGTTTCGCGGGCATCCGTTTCTCGGGTATTTCTGGGGCAAAATAAGGTCTCGGACACCACCCGAAAGCGAGTCTTGAAAGTCGCCGCTGACCTGGGTTATGTGCCGAACGTAATGGCGAGCTCGTTGGCATCGAAGGAGCACAACACAATTGGACTGCTTCTCCGCGATGCCTCCAACCCGGCCTACGGTCTACTCTTTACAGAGCTGCAGCGGTCCGCCCAAGAACAAGCTATGAACTTGATCTCGATGACAATTAGTATTGATCGAAGCAACGAGGGGCAGCTCAATAGCCTTCGCCATCTGTTGGGTATGCAAGTAGCAGGTCTCGTGGTGGCAACAGGAAGCGTGCCAAGCGAGCAGCTCATCCCGTTTCACCAAAAAGTTCCGATCATTCGCGCTGGCCGCCCCGAGATTTCGGCGAAAATACACGCGGTTTCGTACGACGAAGAAGATGCAGGCCGGCAGCTCGCAGCGTTCGTAGTCGGCAATGGACACCGCAGGATCGCAGTGATTCGAACAGCGAAAGAAACGTCATTCCCCGAATGGATCCGAGCCGAGGCGATGATCACCGAGCTTGCACACAGAGGCATCACCGCTCACATCATCGATGTCGTTGAAGGGAACGGACACGACCAGCTGCGCAGCAAGCTTTTCGACAATCGCATTACGGCGGTCATGTGCCCGTCCGATGTTCGACAGCTGGACGTTATCCGCTTCTGTCAGGCCCTAAATCTCGAAGTTCCGGAGGACGTTTCCGTGACCGGATGTGATGGAATACTGCCCGGCATCGACTTGATGGGGCTGACGTCTTATCGAATCCCCGTAGAGCAAGTAGCCCAGCATGCCATCACCGAGCTTAAAAATCTGCTCGCCACTGAAAAGCCCAAAGCACAGCCCATTATTACTCATCGAATTGCAGGCGAACTTATCCCGGGGCGCACCGTCACCAGGATTTAG
- a CDS encoding glycerophosphodiester phosphodiesterase family protein, with protein sequence MTFGRPEFAEENRLINATLGRQLPLVVAHRGVAAGTVVENTSIAVSAAFLSGAGMVEIDATMSRDGEFYAFHDGLENKHFGIHTNLQNLSAAEISSLKYHADGSELAEGAVEKLGALLASFAGKSEFLFNLDRSWPWWTTLLPLLDQLHMTQQLLLKAPADSPQIKSLAEHPVKYPFMPICRTSAEAWALTDEAGLNMMGVELLADSPEHEFARSDTIEAFAKQGLFVFVNAENVDSETPLFAGFDDATSLQNGFDQGWGELLGRGVHAIQTDWPWLLSSYAAECMRGAGVQTDG encoded by the coding sequence ATGACATTCGGAAGACCTGAATTCGCGGAAGAAAACCGCTTAATCAATGCGACACTGGGTAGACAACTGCCTCTCGTCGTAGCGCATCGTGGAGTAGCGGCTGGGACAGTGGTCGAGAATACTAGTATTGCGGTCAGCGCCGCTTTCCTTAGCGGAGCCGGGATGGTTGAAATCGATGCCACCATGTCCCGCGATGGGGAATTCTATGCCTTCCATGACGGACTCGAGAACAAGCACTTCGGCATTCACACCAACTTGCAAAACTTATCAGCTGCAGAAATTTCAAGTTTGAAGTACCACGCGGACGGGTCAGAATTAGCGGAAGGCGCCGTCGAAAAGCTCGGTGCGCTGCTTGCAAGCTTTGCCGGTAAGTCGGAATTTTTATTTAATCTGGACCGGAGTTGGCCTTGGTGGACCACGTTGTTGCCACTGCTGGATCAGTTGCATATGACTCAACAGCTACTCCTCAAAGCACCTGCGGACAGCCCGCAGATTAAGAGCCTGGCGGAGCATCCCGTGAAGTACCCCTTCATGCCGATTTGTCGCACGTCAGCGGAAGCGTGGGCGCTTACGGATGAGGCCGGTCTTAACATGATGGGGGTTGAGTTACTCGCTGATTCACCGGAACATGAATTCGCACGTAGTGATACCATCGAGGCGTTTGCAAAGCAAGGATTATTTGTATTCGTCAATGCGGAGAACGTGGATTCCGAAACTCCACTTTTTGCGGGGTTTGATGACGCTACGTCACTTCAAAACGGATTTGACCAAGGCTGGGGTGAGCTGCTGGGCCGAGGTGTTCACGCGATCCAAACTGATTGGCCATGGCTGTTAAGTTCCTATGCGGCTGAATGTATGCGAGGTGCAGGTGTCCAAACGGATGGATAG
- a CDS encoding ABC transporter permease produces MKSVLKSPIHLLLILVSLWMVFTFLIWPNINLLHVTFAPDGKFSFDAYERLTKSKRAMAALRNSVVLAFALSVTANVVGVFIVLVTKFYRIRGSRFVWLAYATTFIYGGVVLAAGYKFVYGSDGLITDLLKTIIPGLDPEWFGGFWAVLFTMTLATTTNHMLFVTAALNKLDYQTVEAAKNMGAGDFYILRRVVLPTLLPVLLAVTILLFLTGLGALSAPQILGGREFQTIAPIVLTFSTSGSSRDLAALLAIFLGVITIVLLAIFNRIERTGLYFSVSKVSSALVKQKISNPVTNVIVHALAYLLALLYLLPVLLIIAFSFQPPKAVNTGKFDISQFTVENYVRVLTQDGALRPFLVSVIYALLASVVVAALMLLAAHFFTKYNNWITEALEYLLHIPWILPTTMIALGLIMSYDHATPLLGGRVLTGTATILLCAYVIVKIPFTLRLLKSAFAGINNSLLEAATLMGAHPFYAFRRIIFPAVLPATAAVTALNFNSLLDDYDAAVFLAHPLFQPLGLVIQANTADNVGPEAKANTFVYTVLLMIIASTTMYLIYGRSTRSRNMHKTQKAHS; encoded by the coding sequence ATGAAGTCAGTCCTAAAAAGCCCGATCCATCTTCTGCTCATTCTGGTGTCGCTCTGGATGGTTTTTACGTTCCTGATCTGGCCCAACATCAACTTGCTCCATGTGACTTTTGCTCCCGATGGGAAATTCAGTTTTGACGCCTATGAACGCCTGACAAAGTCGAAGCGCGCGATGGCAGCACTGCGAAACAGTGTGGTCTTGGCATTTGCTTTGTCAGTAACCGCCAATGTGGTCGGCGTCTTTATCGTCCTCGTCACCAAGTTCTATCGAATACGAGGCTCCCGATTTGTGTGGCTCGCGTATGCCACCACATTCATCTACGGTGGCGTTGTCCTGGCCGCTGGATACAAATTTGTCTATGGAAGCGACGGCCTAATCACCGATCTTCTCAAGACCATTATTCCAGGGCTTGATCCCGAATGGTTCGGCGGTTTCTGGGCAGTGCTTTTCACGATGACCCTGGCCACCACCACCAACCACATGCTTTTTGTCACCGCTGCACTAAACAAGCTGGATTATCAAACGGTGGAAGCAGCAAAGAACATGGGAGCGGGCGACTTCTACATTTTGCGGCGGGTGGTGCTGCCAACACTTCTTCCTGTCCTTTTAGCCGTCACGATTTTGCTATTCCTCACTGGCCTGGGGGCGTTATCTGCTCCGCAGATCCTCGGCGGTAGGGAATTTCAAACAATCGCTCCCATCGTTTTGACCTTTTCTACTAGCGGCTCATCGCGAGACCTTGCAGCTCTGCTCGCCATTTTCCTCGGCGTGATCACGATTGTGCTGCTAGCAATATTCAACCGGATCGAACGCACAGGGTTGTACTTTTCCGTATCTAAAGTGTCGTCCGCACTGGTGAAGCAGAAAATCTCGAACCCGGTTACTAATGTAATTGTCCATGCCTTGGCATACCTGCTTGCGCTGCTTTATCTCCTGCCGGTTTTGCTTATTATTGCTTTTTCCTTCCAGCCACCCAAGGCGGTAAACACTGGGAAATTCGATATCAGTCAATTCACTGTGGAGAACTACGTGCGAGTACTCACCCAGGACGGGGCTCTCCGGCCATTCTTGGTGAGCGTCATTTACGCATTGCTAGCTTCAGTTGTCGTCGCTGCGTTAATGCTGCTGGCTGCGCACTTCTTCACTAAATACAACAACTGGATCACCGAGGCGTTGGAATACCTGCTGCACATCCCGTGGATTTTGCCTACCACCATGATCGCGCTGGGCTTAATCATGAGCTACGACCACGCCACGCCCTTGCTCGGCGGTCGAGTGCTCACTGGAACAGCGACGATTTTGTTGTGTGCCTATGTGATCGTGAAGATTCCGTTTACACTGCGACTGCTCAAGTCCGCATTCGCTGGAATTAATAATTCACTTTTGGAAGCCGCTACCTTAATGGGAGCGCACCCGTTTTATGCCTTTCGACGGATAATTTTCCCAGCAGTCCTACCTGCGACAGCCGCTGTCACTGCATTAAATTTCAACAGCCTGCTCGACGACTACGATGCCGCGGTATTCCTCGCCCATCCGCTGTTCCAGCCACTCGGATTGGTAATCCAAGCCAATACAGCAGACAACGTCGGCCCCGAGGCTAAAGCAAACACTTTCGTCTACACCGTTTTGTTGATGATCATTGCCTCGACGACGATGTATCTGATCTACGGGCGATCGACCAGGTCTCGCAACATGCACAAAACCCAGAAAGCTCATTCATGA
- a CDS encoding ABC transporter ATP-binding protein has protein sequence MIRFEDITVEFGDFTAIPGLNLYIEEGEFFTLLGPSGCGKSTALRTLAGFISPSQGSLIVGGRDITTLPPDKREIGMVFQNYALFPSMSVWENIAFGLKVKKVPKTEIEKRVADIARSVDLTPQHLSKNLNELSGGQQQRVAIARALVMQPKILLLDEPLSNLDAKLRQQLRTELKALQRDFGITTVYVTHDQEEALSMSDRIAVFNRGTIEQIGTPQEVYHVPSTEFVCNFIGESSKLTPEFIRELNRQGALIDNTKESYIRIDRPRLQPTQGTIAIDARVKSATFHGTFTKLLVSVGDCDLAILSPETIIEPADDITIYLSPQDVLQYGEDSVA, from the coding sequence ATGATCAGATTCGAAGACATAACGGTTGAGTTTGGCGATTTCACGGCCATTCCCGGACTAAACCTCTACATTGAAGAAGGAGAATTCTTCACCCTTCTTGGCCCATCAGGTTGTGGCAAATCTACAGCGCTTCGAACTCTGGCAGGGTTTATTTCTCCTTCACAAGGATCCCTGATTGTCGGTGGTAGAGACATCACAACTCTGCCACCGGACAAGCGCGAAATCGGGATGGTCTTTCAGAACTACGCGCTATTTCCCTCGATGTCAGTATGGGAAAACATTGCTTTCGGTTTGAAGGTGAAGAAGGTACCCAAGACCGAGATTGAAAAGCGAGTGGCAGACATCGCCCGCAGTGTAGATCTGACCCCGCAACATCTGTCAAAAAACTTGAACGAGCTTTCAGGTGGGCAACAGCAGCGTGTGGCCATTGCGCGTGCGCTTGTGATGCAGCCAAAAATACTGCTGCTTGATGAGCCGCTATCCAATCTCGATGCGAAACTTCGCCAGCAGCTTCGAACCGAACTAAAAGCACTGCAGCGAGATTTCGGAATTACTACGGTGTATGTCACTCATGATCAAGAAGAAGCGCTGAGTATGTCGGATCGGATCGCTGTCTTTAATCGGGGGACAATCGAGCAAATCGGTACGCCACAAGAGGTGTATCATGTTCCGTCAACCGAGTTTGTGTGCAACTTCATCGGCGAATCCTCAAAACTCACTCCGGAGTTTATTCGTGAACTCAATCGGCAAGGAGCCCTGATTGATAACACCAAGGAATCCTATATAAGGATTGATCGCCCCCGTTTGCAGCCAACTCAGGGCACAATTGCAATCGACGCGCGAGTCAAAAGCGCCACTTTTCACGGCACCTTCACCAAACTCCTGGTGAGCGTTGGCGACTGCGACCTTGCGATACTCAGTCCGGAGACGATCATCGAGCCTGCCGATGACATCACGATTTACCTTTCCCCACAAGACGTGCTGCAGTATGGTGAGGATTCTGTCGCATGA
- a CDS encoding extracellular solute-binding protein — MFKKSIAVTAALALTVSLSACSKEETTDTAPQQEAGGKLIVYTNSNGEGRADWLTQKAKAAGFDIQIVGQGGSDTTNKLLAEKGNPVADVVFGLNHMYFEQLEAEDVLVDYTPKWSGQVDEKLGDNDQGKSYWPVVQQGIVLAYNADKLPENEAPKDWIDLGKDAKFDGRYQSETGLGGATTALVLAGILTRYKDDKGEHGVSEEGWKQIENFFAKGSPAVKGKDLYARFAADEVAMGQMFTSGIPKFEKQYNVKTGVVKPQVGVPYAVEQVALVKGTKHEEQAKKFVDWFGSAELQSEWTKEFNSMPANQGAIEKTDPKIVEFHESLEQQDIDWDFVRANMSKWIEKIELEYLR; from the coding sequence ATGTTCAAGAAGTCCATCGCAGTCACGGCTGCGCTCGCCCTCACAGTCTCGCTTTCCGCATGTTCCAAAGAAGAAACAACCGATACCGCGCCACAGCAGGAAGCTGGCGGCAAGCTCATCGTCTACACCAATTCCAATGGAGAAGGTCGAGCAGATTGGCTAACTCAGAAGGCAAAGGCTGCCGGTTTTGATATTCAAATTGTTGGCCAAGGTGGCTCTGACACCACCAATAAGCTACTCGCGGAAAAGGGAAATCCTGTCGCTGATGTCGTTTTCGGCCTGAATCACATGTACTTTGAGCAGCTCGAGGCAGAAGATGTGCTTGTTGACTACACCCCTAAGTGGTCGGGTCAAGTTGATGAAAAGCTCGGGGACAATGATCAAGGCAAGAGCTACTGGCCAGTAGTACAACAGGGCATCGTGCTTGCCTACAACGCTGATAAACTGCCGGAAAATGAAGCCCCTAAGGACTGGATCGACCTGGGCAAGGATGCAAAGTTCGATGGTCGCTACCAGTCAGAAACCGGCCTCGGTGGCGCAACCACCGCGCTGGTACTGGCCGGCATCCTCACTCGTTACAAGGATGACAAGGGTGAACACGGTGTATCCGAAGAAGGCTGGAAGCAAATTGAGAACTTCTTTGCCAAGGGTAGCCCGGCAGTTAAGGGTAAGGACCTCTACGCACGTTTCGCGGCAGACGAAGTTGCGATGGGCCAGATGTTCACCTCGGGTATTCCCAAGTTTGAAAAGCAATACAACGTGAAAACGGGAGTAGTTAAGCCTCAGGTCGGCGTCCCATACGCGGTCGAGCAAGTAGCTCTGGTCAAGGGCACGAAGCATGAGGAACAAGCCAAGAAGTTCGTTGACTGGTTCGGTTCCGCAGAACTGCAATCTGAGTGGACCAAGGAGTTTAACTCCATGCCTGCCAACCAAGGTGCGATCGAGAAAACCGACCCTAAGATCGTGGAATTTCACGAGTCCTTGGAACAGCAGGACATCGACTGGGATTTTGTGCGCGCGAACATGTCCAAGTGGATCGAAAAAATCGAACTCGAATACCTCCGTTAA
- a CDS encoding helix-turn-helix domain-containing protein, producing the protein MEINELIQIASEHPSRTARDAGIARSTLNRIAAGKTQPSTDSLREIALTLGFDVEMSVRVAADPGAAQAVRCLLDSHVSEADEVWLARFERWGLEGRNLLERAGQLSNPSNQKGARFFGWAPSLNIPLVVAAAAAGASSGWALSGVAAENFWLGAHNPGPTLLWTTESDRTCDLLERTLPQAESLEPAGVAVVQATGTELVDRAADGQLFYAAPIQTALDLYGLGLDPTELTKGWFDE; encoded by the coding sequence ATGGAAATCAACGAGCTGATTCAAATCGCCAGTGAGCATCCGTCCAGGACTGCACGCGATGCTGGTATCGCTCGTTCCACCTTGAACCGCATTGCGGCCGGAAAGACTCAACCGTCCACCGACTCTCTACGGGAAATCGCCCTTACCCTTGGGTTTGATGTGGAGATGTCCGTGCGGGTGGCTGCGGATCCCGGCGCGGCACAAGCTGTACGATGCCTCTTGGATAGCCATGTCAGTGAAGCAGATGAAGTCTGGCTCGCAAGATTTGAGCGTTGGGGGCTAGAAGGCAGGAATCTGCTAGAACGCGCTGGTCAACTAAGCAATCCGTCAAACCAAAAGGGTGCGCGATTCTTCGGCTGGGCGCCTTCCCTTAATATTCCACTCGTCGTGGCGGCTGCCGCAGCCGGTGCCAGTTCGGGGTGGGCATTGTCTGGGGTCGCTGCCGAGAATTTCTGGCTTGGCGCACATAATCCGGGGCCAACTCTGCTGTGGACCACCGAGTCAGACAGGACGTGCGACCTGCTGGAGCGCACGCTCCCTCAGGCCGAGTCCCTCGAGCCCGCTGGAGTTGCCGTGGTGCAGGCCACCGGAACTGAATTGGTTGACCGTGCAGCGGACGGCCAGCTGTTTTATGCCGCCCCGATTCAAACTGCGCTGGATTTGTATGGATTGGGGTTGGATCCCACGGAGCTGACGAAGGGGTGGTTTGATGAATAA
- a CDS encoding Fic family protein, with protein MNKIPDSASFRRPIPVPTAQAATHSTGRITWSQALELPARTPSAVDRAVFRFRKALPDFTWNAAALEGNTFTLPEVRTLLDGVTVGGKRLAEAEQILALRDAINLLTDLVSSGDFRLDKHTSDLIHAQVARHEAIEFGKFRGEGNVAGGGHVQLTDGGRIEGIPAAELPRDYANLMTALASISDPVVRAMVYFCSATRSQFYFDGNKRTARLMMAGELLAHGYDAINVPYARALEFHMALDELFTTDDATEMMLFLGSC; from the coding sequence ATGAATAAGATCCCAGACTCTGCAAGTTTCCGACGACCGATTCCCGTCCCAACAGCACAAGCTGCAACACATTCCACGGGCCGTATCACCTGGTCGCAGGCCCTCGAACTGCCTGCGCGAACACCGTCGGCCGTCGACAGGGCCGTCTTCAGGTTCCGCAAAGCGCTCCCCGATTTCACCTGGAACGCCGCCGCTCTGGAAGGCAACACATTCACCCTTCCTGAGGTGCGAACATTGCTGGATGGCGTGACCGTCGGCGGTAAACGTCTAGCGGAAGCAGAGCAGATTCTGGCACTGCGAGATGCGATTAACCTCCTTACAGACCTCGTATCTTCTGGCGATTTCCGCCTGGACAAACACACTTCCGACCTGATCCACGCTCAGGTTGCCCGCCATGAGGCCATCGAGTTCGGTAAGTTTCGCGGTGAAGGCAACGTAGCTGGTGGCGGTCACGTGCAGCTTACCGACGGCGGTCGCATCGAAGGAATCCCTGCAGCCGAGCTTCCCCGAGATTACGCAAACTTGATGACAGCCCTGGCTTCAATCTCAGACCCCGTTGTGCGAGCAATGGTGTACTTCTGCTCGGCTACCCGCAGCCAGTTCTACTTCGACGGCAACAAGCGCACCGCCCGCCTCATGATGGCCGGCGAACTGCTGGCCCACGGATACGACGCCATCAACGTCCCATACGCTCGGGCTTTGGAATTCCACATGGCTCTAGACGAGCTGTTCACGACGGACGACGCTACTGAGATGATGTTGTTTTTGGGGAGTTGTTAG